The Opitutales bacterium genome segment AAGGATTCAGATGCAAAGAACGCGAGTATGCGCGATTCTCACAAGGAAACTTCTGAGGAAGACGATCCATACCGCGTGCTACTTGTCGAAGACAATGAGATCAATCAACATGTGGCTGAGCAGCGTCTGAAGCGGCGTGGCTTCGAAGTCGACGTGGCTGACAATGGTGCCATCGCTACAGAGCTCTTTAAAAACAAGATCTACGACTTCATATTAATGGATGTGCAAATGCCGGTGATGGACGGCTTTGAAGCGACAAAACGTATTCGAGAGCTAGAAGAAGAATCCCCCGTGCACACACCGATCATCGCTATGACTGCGCGCGCAATGCGTGGGGACCGCGAGGAATGCCTCGCCGCAGGCATGGACTTTTATCTAGCCAAGCCCTTCCGCGTCTCTTCCTTCGAAGACATCCTCACCCAACAGCGTCTGCTGGAGATTATTCAAGGCAATCGCAACTTGAGGGAAGAGATCTCAAATGATGAAAACGGGGAACCCGAGAAATCCGTTCAAAAATCCGTTGGCGAAACCTTCCGAACTCTGGCTGATGAAGATCAAGAAGACCTCCTCGACGCCGCATCGCTTTTCCTAACCCACAGAGGGCGGCAGCTCCAGGCGCTCAACCAAGCCATAGAGCTGGAGTCTTATGATGACGTGAGGCATTTTGCCCATGCGCTTAAAGGGGCAGTTTCTATCTTCGGCGCAACTCCTATCGTTGATCGCTTGCAAAGAATCGAGAATTTGGCCAGTGAGAAGGTGGCCAGTGAAATCCAGGATTTCATGGAAACAGTGAGACCACAGATACATGATCTGGCCGAGACCCTGGAAACTTATGTCAATTCCGATCCGTAACATCGCCATCATCGCCCACGTCGACCATGGGAAAACCACCCTCGTCGACGAACTCCTTAAACAGAGCGGAACCTTCCGCGAGAACCAACAGGTCGAGGAACGAGCCATGGACTCCATGGACCTCGAGAAGGAAAAGGGCATCACCATCAAGGCCAAAAACACCTCCGTGCATTGGCAAGGGGCGACGATCAACATCGTCGACACTCCCGGCCACGCTGACTTTGGAGGAGAAGTCGAACGCGTCATGCGCATGGTCGACAGCGTCTTGCTCCTCGTAGATGCCTACGATGGCCCGCAGGCACAGACACGCTTCGTGTTGCGAAAGGCATTGCAAGAAGGGCTGCATCCGATCGTGGTCATCAATAAAATCGACCGTGACAACAGTGACCCCGAAGCGGTTCAAGATAAAGTACTCGAGCTGTTTCTGGAGCTTGATGCGACCGAGGAGCAATTTAATGCGCCATTCATCTACGCATCCGCAAAGAACGGGTTTGCTATGCGCAGTCTAGACGATCCGCGCGAAAACATGGAACCGCTTTTCGAAGAGATCATACGCCACTGTCCAGCTCCTGAGGCCTTTCCAGATGAGCCGTTTCGCATGCTCGTAAGTAACATCGATTGGGATAATTACGTGGGTCGTGTAGCAGTTGGAAAAATCCTGTCTGGATCCATCGAAGCCGGCAAAAATTTATTTAGACTCACGCCTGAAGGCTCCAAAGAACGAGCTAAAGTTACCAAGGTATTTGAGTATTCAGGACTCAGCACTGCTACCACCGATGCGGGCATCGCTGGCAATATAGTCGGGCTTTCTGGCTGGGAGCAGGTCAACATAGGGGAAACGATCGCAGCCGAAGACACGGCAGAGACCCTCCCCTTCGTCGCCATCGATCCACCGACCATCCAGATGCAATTTGCTGTAAACGACGGGCCCCTTGCAGGCACAGAAGGCAAACTTGTCACGTCGCGCCAAATCCGTGACCGCCTGGAGCAAGAACGCCGTCAAAATGTATCGCTACAGATTACTGACGGTGAAGAGTCGACTTCCTTCAATGTCTCAGCCCGGGGCGCCATGCAGATCGCAGTGCTCGTCGAAACAATGCGCCGAGAAGGCTTTGAACTCCTCGTTTCTCGTCCCTCAGTCATCACAAAACGCGATGAGGACGGCTCGCTTCTCGAACCGTATGAAACTGCTTGGATCGAAGTCGATGATACGGATGTGGGTGGCGTGATGAAAAGTATGGCTAATCGGCGCGGGAAAATAGAAAACATGGAGTCGCATAATTCAGGCACAACGCTTGAGGTCAGCATCCCGACTCGTGGTCTAATTGGCTTTGAATTTGAACTAGTCAACATGACGAGTGGCCGCGGTGTGATGTCACATCTATTTAAAGAGTATGGACCGTGGGCTGGTAGCCTCACTACGCGTCACACGGGAACCTTGGTCAGCGTCGCGCAAGGACCGTCGACAGGGTATTCCCTGATGGCGCTAGAGGAACGAGGCCGCCTGTTTATTGGACCGGGAGCAACAGTTTATGAGGGGCAGATCGTGGGAGAAAACCCTCGCAATGAGGACATGCCGGTCAATCCGACCAAGGCGAAACAACTCACCAACGTGCGCGCAGCCGGGAGCGACAAGAACGTCATGCTCGCTCCACCCCTACAATTTGATCTCGAGCGCGCTATCGAATATATCGAACCGGATGAATTCGTAGAGGCCACTCCCGTCTCTTTGCGCCTACGTAAGAAGATCCTCAATTCAAACGAACGCCAGAAA includes the following:
- the typA gene encoding translational GTPase TypA, with translation MSIPIRNIAIIAHVDHGKTTLVDELLKQSGTFRENQQVEERAMDSMDLEKEKGITIKAKNTSVHWQGATINIVDTPGHADFGGEVERVMRMVDSVLLLVDAYDGPQAQTRFVLRKALQEGLHPIVVINKIDRDNSDPEAVQDKVLELFLELDATEEQFNAPFIYASAKNGFAMRSLDDPRENMEPLFEEIIRHCPAPEAFPDEPFRMLVSNIDWDNYVGRVAVGKILSGSIEAGKNLFRLTPEGSKERAKVTKVFEYSGLSTATTDAGIAGNIVGLSGWEQVNIGETIAAEDTAETLPFVAIDPPTIQMQFAVNDGPLAGTEGKLVTSRQIRDRLEQERRQNVSLQITDGEESTSFNVSARGAMQIAVLVETMRREGFELLVSRPSVITKRDEDGSLLEPYETAWIEVDDTDVGGVMKSMANRRGKIENMESHNSGTTLEVSIPTRGLIGFEFELVNMTSGRGVMSHLFKEYGPWAGSLTTRHTGTLVSVAQGPSTGYSLMALEERGRLFIGPGATVYEGQIVGENPRNEDMPVNPTKAKQLTNVRAAGSDKNVMLAPPLQFDLERAIEYIEPDEFVEATPVSLRLRKKILNSNERQKAKKRETAQT